One stretch of Phoenix dactylifera cultivar Barhee BC4 unplaced genomic scaffold, palm_55x_up_171113_PBpolish2nd_filt_p 001230F, whole genome shotgun sequence DNA includes these proteins:
- the LOC120108225 gene encoding transcription factor IBH1-like 1: MQASETFMRAFLKRMLLGLQVAGVSSESMTIQERESAIKLSADAALAGARGSTNWTRALIANLSKQARSKALLRSILGKDYERLTKPCHHTWKIPRSRKILRRSVRVCSRRRNALRAPATSVLARVLVKKRTQVLKRLIPGGESLDGFYLLDETLDYVVSLRVQVDLMQRLLKAVEASNLRSPNVLQAREASSFRK; this comes from the exons ATGCAAGCCTCAGAGACATTCATGCGAGCTTTCCTCAAACGCATGCTCTTGGGTCTCCAAGTAGCTGGTGTTTCATCCGAGAGCATGACCatccaagagagagagagtgccaTTAAGCTCTCGGCCGATGCCGCCTTGGCCGGCGCTAGAGGCAGCACAAATTGGACTCGTGCCCTCATTGCTAACCTTTCAAAACAAGCGAGGAGCAAGGCCCTCCTGAGGAGTATCCTCGGGAAAGATTATGAGAGGCTAACCAAGCCATGCCACCACACGTGGAAGATCCCGAGAAGTAGGAAGATCTTGAGGAGGAGTGTCAGGGTGTGCTCGAGGAGGAGAAATGCTCTTCGTGCACCTGCAACAAGTGTTCTTGCCAGGGTTTTGGTGAAGAAGAGGACTCAGGttctcaaaagactaataccagGGGGTGAGTCCTTGGATGGCTTCTATTTGTTGGATGAGACTTTAGATTATGTCGTCTCTCTCCGAGTTCAGGTTGATCTCATGCAACGCCTTTTGAAGGCCGTTGAAGCCTCAAATCTCAG ATCTCCCAATGTGCTGCAAGCAAGGGAGGCTTCAAGTTTTCGTAAATGA
- the LOC120108220 gene encoding DNA replication licensing factor MCM3-like codes for MIQNQKKRRHLIVGIDDLRNFSLDFARWFFGSCANLVKIPDFYSVWFYWLISLTEVTGYMEPKYLKEGERVLAGFSRSFGFHKVTPRDLMSSFIGSMVCVEGIVTKCCA; via the exons ATGATCCAGAACCAGAAGAAGCGCCGCCACCTCATTGTCGGCATCGACGACCTTCGCAACTTCAGCCTCGACTTCGCCCGGTG GTTCTTTGGATCTTGTGCAAACCTTGTGAAGATACCAGATTTTTATAGTGTTTGGTTTTATTGGTTGATTTCGCTGACGGAGGTCACTGGCTACATGGAACCGAAATACCTGAAGGAAGGGGAGCGTGTGCTTGCTGGCTTCAGCAGATCTTTTGGGTTCCACAAAGTCACTCCTAGGGATCTTATGTCCTCCTTCATTGGTTCCATGGTCTGCGTTGAGGGCATTGTCACCAAAT GTTGTGCGTAA